The following proteins are co-located in the Apium graveolens cultivar Ventura chromosome 5, ASM990537v1, whole genome shotgun sequence genome:
- the LOC141659681 gene encoding zinc finger BED domain-containing protein RICESLEEPER 1-like: MMLEVALKFEKAFARYEEEDDKFVGYFLEKENGKKMIGPPTSNDWECASIFVKFLATFYEVTLKFSGTLQVTSNNFYHEICEIHSQLVELADANDPLLSKMAVSMKKKYDKYWGNADNINPLIFLAVVLDPRYKMKYLRYCFDSVYDSESAARIIVKVEGILQCLFICYADGKEGAHNKDVEGDSPPRVVPGKEIRRRRLLETYMRQQQTDTAENKNDVDKYLSEEPISPMTSSFDILLWWKDNSSRYKTLSLVARDVLVVPCALKVG; encoded by the exons ATGATGCTTGAAGTGGCACTGAAGTTTGAGAAGGCATTTGCAAGATATGAAGAGGAAGATGACAAATTTGTTGGTTATtttttggaaaaagaaaatggcAAGAAAATGATTGGACCTCCCACCTCCAATGATTGGGAATGTGCTTCTATTTTTGTGAAGTTCTTGGCTACGTTCTATGAAGTAACTTTAAAGTTCAGTGGCACATTGCAAGTAACCTCGAATAACTTTTACCATGAGATTTGTGAAATCCACTCCCAACTGGTAGAATTAGCTGATGCGAATGATCCTTTACTATCCAAAATGGCTGTTAGCATGAAGAAAAAGTACGATAAGTACTGGGGAAATGCAGATAACATAAACCCCTTAATTTTCTTGGCTGTTGTCCTGGATCCCAGATACAAAATGAAGTATCTGAGGTACTGTTTTGACTCTGTGTATGATTCTGAATCTGCTGCAAGAATTATTGTCAAGGTGGAAGGGATTTTGCAGTGCCTATTCATATGCTATGCTGATGGAAAAGAGGGTGCACATAATAAG GATGTTGAAGGTGATTCTCCACCAAGGGTTGTCCCCGGCAAGGAAATTCGCAGAAGGAGATTACTAGAAACTTACATGCGGCAGCAACAAACGGACACAGCTGAAAACAAAAATGATGTTGACAAGTACTTGAGTGAAGAACCTATCAGTCCTATGACATCTTCATTCGATATACTACTATGGTGGAAGGATAACTCAAGCAGGTACAAGACTTTATCGTTGGTTGCTAGAGATGTGTTAGTTGTTCCG TGTGCACTCAAAGTTGGTTGA